AATATTCAAAAGTTGGCCCTCGTCATCACCTACCCTAAAAAAATTAGTTCTCTAGAAACAATTTCATGGTTCAGTTTGGAAGCACCTAGATTCAGAAAAAGGGTGGTTGAGACTTGAGATAAAAAGTTTGGTTTTCCAACCATACCAATCTCATTTATTAAACCCACACGAAAATTCAAACAACCAAACAAACTAAGACACCAACAACTTATAAAACTCTTTACTTATTTACATGTGACATTGTCGCCTTTACTAAAGAGGCTTGTTTTGTATAAGTTAAACTCCattataaatttgaaaaacCAGTATTCTTTATATGTTTCTATTGTGTTCTATGATGTCAACAAAATATTGGattttcttctttccctttcTCTTGATCGAACACAAAGCCATTTCAGCTCAAGAATTTGGTGGCGTGAAGACTGGGAGTTCGCCACCGTCGGTTTCGTCGATTCTGATCTTTGGTGATTCGACGGCGGACCCCGGGAACAATAACTACATCGGCACTCCGTTTAAGAGCGATTTCTCCCCTTATGGAAGAGATTTCTTTAACCACACACCAACAGGAAGGTTTACTAATGGACTCCTTGCCAATGATTTTATTGGTTAGTtaattgtatttattttgtgcatgtgTTTAATTGATTTGAAACGGTGTTAATGGTAATGAATCCATGCATGCAGCTAAGTACATTGGACTGAAAGAGATAGTGCCTGCATATCTTGATCCCTCTCTCACCATTGATGAACTGATAAGTGGAGTCAGTTTTGCTTCTGCTGGATCTGGATTTGATCCTCTTACTCCATCCATAagcgtctctctctctctctctcacacacacacttaTTAGTGTTTATTAAGTTTGTAAGATACAATGAGATAAGCCTTTTTATCATGTCATTATGAAATAAGGGCATTTGCGTCTTATTTTCTACTCCCTAGCTAGCCACGAAATAATGTCTGTATTTGTCATTTTGGATCGTCCACGATTTAAAGTCTCAGTCAAAGTTTTGTTTCTCATTTTGGCCAAGTGGACTGTGGACCCCATGTTTTCTATCTCGAGTTACATATCTTGTTATATCCTATCCAGAAACAAACCTAGCCCTTAACGAATATGATATGATCTCAGAATGTGATCACTCTGTCGGATCAGATGAACCACCTGAAAGAATACCGACGAAAGGTGGAGGCCGCGGCCGGGGAGGCGAAGGCGAAGGAGGTGATAAGCAACGCCCTTTTTCTAGTGAGCGCGGGCACAAACGACTTCGTCGTCAACTACTTCGCCTTACCCGTTCGAAGAAGAAGTTACACAATCCCAAGCTACATAGATTTCGTCAGCAACGGAGCTACTCAGTTTTTGCAGGTTAATTAGTTTTCACAtattataaacaattaaaaatgcCTTTCAATGTTTggcatatatatacatattttgcAGGAATTATTGGATGAAGGAGCTCGAAGGATCGGAGTGGTGGGGCTGCCGCCGATGGGTTGTCTTCCGGTGGTGATAACCCTCTTCACCAATCACCCCATCCTTGACCGCGGCTGCGACGACAACTTCACCTCCGTAGCTCGAGACTACAACCAGATTCTGCAAAAGGAGCTCGATGCGTTGCAAGTTCGTGTGCGATCTTCGGGAGCTAGAATTGCTTATTTGGATGCCTATACTCCACTCGAGGAGATGACTTTAGGCCATAAATACGGTaacatttcttcttcttttttttataaaattttttcGATTCGTCTACTATTCTCGGTAAGTATTGTTCATTTTCCATCAACTTTGATAAAATCTGTCTCAGGTTTTGATGTGGTAAACAGTGGATGTTGTGGGACGGGCATGGTGGAAGCATCCTTTATGTGCAACCCCAAGTCTCCAGTTTGCGATGATGCATCCAAATATGTGTTTTGGGATGCGATTCATCCTACTCAAAAATCCTACGACCTTATCTTTCAATCCTTTCGCCCTGCACTCGATTATCTTGTCGGAAATTAGTTGACACAATAACATCGATCGTGTCCCTTAGCTTGGCCACGCACTACTGGAATGGGTTCATGCTCTTTTATTCATCATTGCCTTCGGTGGTTGTAATGTAAACCTTTTCTTCTTACTCACATTCGAATTTCAAGAGTTGATACAAAACTAGACATTACTGTTATACTACGGGATAATACACATGAAAcctatattttactaatttttcagTTCTCCACATCATAAAATTCGTATTCAAAATAATAGATCTTCTAATCGTATACGgatgaaataataaaattagttaCCAACCGGTCTAGTTATTTAACTTTTGGATCagttaattaagtaaatatatgGATAAACATAAAACCTTACATGTATATTCCGTTGTAGTCTAGTTGGTTAAGATACTCATCTCTCACCCGAGAGACCCGGCTTCAAGTCCCGGCATTTTTTAATAAAGGTCGGGGTTTGTTTCAAAAAATTTATGATAGTTTGGATATTTTTGTAATATGAAAAGTTATTATGTACTCCCCgtttgatggggtacggactaaacaagcccaacagcagtgacggcccgtcagcccaaagcccaaggaagagtatgagttcggcattaccaaagagttcggcctcagcctacagctcggtaaaagccaaccaatcaagctctgctctcaagtcggcagttcggtctcagtaagagttcggcctcagcctacagctcggcaaaagccaaccaatcaagctctgctcttaggtcggcatcaagctctactctcagatcggcaaccaaagcagttcggtctcagttttcgaccgaacaaggagttagtggacccatgcaggatttccacgacttccaacatacccactaccacgtggcgtcaactcaggccacgatcttaggccatgacctacacgacctccacgacctagagtgatgatgtaagccacgatcttagttcaatgtataaatagaacttagatctggtagaaaagggGTTAGAAGCTCTAGAagaaaaataccatatagcaagtctgtgttgtaagctgtaattccagatcaagcaatacaaacctgcccccatttctccccgtggacgtagatttacctcagtaaatcgaaccacgtaaattctgtgtcataatcttcattctctaccagcatttattaacatcagaaattcgcggaaccatcactggcgccgtctgtgggaaacagagaaccaaatttgtgataaagcgagtttttgatcctcttccacccaaaaaatgcataccagatcgcagagtacccgtattcccgcccgtgagaaccaggaggaagccaatccatcccacaggtctggaaaacagcctagggataaatccaccaccagttctcatggcgaaggaacaagccgctccaaaaatcgtcccaccgagtcttcccagcagcctgatttgaatgaggctgtcaagctgttcttggctgagaagcaggatgagttcttagccttcctgcaaaagagccgacagacgaagacgaaaacggtagattctccttcctcgtccagacatgaaagtcactaccgcagtagtaccgtgtcttccaggaagaagaatcctcaaccccgacacattcctgttcctcctcggtaccggaatcacaggagatctccatctcctccataccgaagagatgtcgggttcgccatgtacggagcattgaagactccgttctcggacgatatcacccgaactccccttccacagaactaccgaactccgtcgataacctatgacggactcgtggatcctcatgacttcctgggacgctatcagtataatatggcgaaccaaggtctcaatgaggtccatgtgtgcaagctgttccccgagctgctcatcgggaacgccagaaggtggttcgacagccttcctcaaggcagcattagatcctaccgagatctgatggatgctttccacaggaggttctttcagaaagcggaagcccggaatacttcggctcagctgctttctatacgtcaaggtcgcgacgaaaagatcagcgatttcctgacgagattccataaggaatgcctacaagtagataatctcaatgatctacttgtcgtttcggcattccaaaatggaatcctgcccggagctctctacagaaagctcgtggaatgcagtccgcaaacagctcaagagatgtgggacattgcggaccagttctcccgagccgatgaggcagaccgtcgaaaacggtctttagacagctcatctagaggagacgaaaagaagcccgatcatagcgatcagaggcttcctcgccgaacaccttccccatcaaaggagggatagcggtcatccgaggtgatcgaaaaagagcaagtgtgttcgcagattgcgcttaaaagtgccgagcaatcagttcggcaccatcaagcatagcaatcacagcagccggagtcagaggcaggcggaatgaccgaagtcacaccggagccaaactcaatggtgtacggcactgaagctgTGATTTCGgtttagatcggcatacccagtccccgaactcaatttctcctcagaaatgaatggtgacggaatgagagccgaactagatcttgccgaagaaagaagagaattggcctgcataaaagcagccaagtacaaggagcaagtagcccggtattacaaccaaagggtgaagaagctgcaatttcaagtgggagatctcgtcttgagaaacaacgaagtaagccgagcagaaaagctgggcgaactcgaacccacatgggaaggtccatatcgggtgtcagaagtcctcggcaaagggtcttacaaattgactcaagtgtcaggagcacaagtaccccgaacatggtacgtttccaacctcaaaaagttccatttgtaagagacagtccggtcagtcggtcttgagtcctgttcggtcaatgtgctttatttggtttgcttggtttttgttcgtctctatgtgctttttatttgtctatatgcgtcttgtctgtctatgtgcgtgtcgtctcttacaaatgttactgaggtatcttgttcttcgaaggctgatccccttcttagaacatatacaagccaacgattgtgcgtcaaagcttctaaagaggatacaagaccacaattcagcttaaacaagcagttcgtccgaaacgagctgcaacaagccaacgattgtgcgtcaaagcttctaaagaggatacaagaccacaattcagcttaaacaagcagttcgtccgaaacgagctgcaacaagccaacgattgtgcgtcaaagcttctaaagaggatacaagaccacaattcagcttaaacaagcagttcgtccgaaacgagctgcaacaagccaaagattgtgtcaaagcttctaaagaggatacaagaccacaattctgcttaaaaatcaagcacttcgtctgaaacgaactgcaacaaaagtccgattctcgcgataaaacttgcctgaattaggacaagggaaagtccaatccatgcgataaaactcgccgaattaggacgaccaagttcggtcaaagcagtttacctcataagaccgaggacgaccatgtctagtcaaagaggtttactgcataagaccacttcggttaactgggaaagtccgatccacgcgataaaactcgccgaattaggacaagggaaagttcgatcccggcgacaaaaatcgccaaattagaacacagaccaaagacgagtccggtcaaaagatgtttatttcatcagaccaaagacgagtccggtcaaagatgtttatttcatcagaccaaagacgagtccggtcaaagatgtttatttcatcagaccaaagacgagtccggtcaaagatgtttatttcatcagaccaaagacgagtccggtcaaagatgtttatttcatcagaccaaagacgagtccggtcaaagatgtttatttcatcagaccaaagacgagtccggtcaaagatgtttatttcatcagaccaaagacgagtccggccaaagatgtttatttcatcagaccaaggacgaatccggtcaaagatgtttatttcatcagaccaaagacaagtccggtcaaagaagtctacttcataagaccgaggacaagtacgatgaaattttttcgctaagctgtaaatacacagtgttagaagcgaaaacaaaaacaaaatttcattttcaaatcttgttcggcacacaactccgctaccctacaagatggcgttacgctattacaaaggactattctactgtccagggttgctaaagttgagccatctattcacaaaatcctcgtgaagctgagttcgggcgttccaggcagctgca
This DNA window, taken from Salvia splendens isolate huo1 chromosome 18, SspV2, whole genome shotgun sequence, encodes the following:
- the LOC121776217 gene encoding GDSL esterase/lipase At5g45960-like, which encodes MFLLCSMMSTKYWIFFFPFLLIEHKAISAQEFGGVKTGSSPPSVSSILIFGDSTADPGNNNYIGTPFKSDFSPYGRDFFNHTPTGRFTNGLLANDFIAKYIGLKEIVPAYLDPSLTIDELISGVSFASAGSGFDPLTPSISNVITLSDQMNHLKEYRRKVEAAAGEAKAKEVISNALFLVSAGTNDFVVNYFALPVRRRSYTIPSYIDFVSNGATQFLQELLDEGARRIGVVGLPPMGCLPVVITLFTNHPILDRGCDDNFTSVARDYNQILQKELDALQVRVRSSGARIAYLDAYTPLEEMTLGHKYGFDVVNSGCCGTGMVEASFMCNPKSPVCDDASKYVFWDAIHPTQKSYDLIFQSFRPALDYLVGN